catctataaaaggcagaagcatgcaagctggagggatcttctcggtggagacctcaccacagcttgttgcctagttcactttcccacacacacacttgatactagtttgaggagatctcagttcacacgttcgggtttcatcttagcttccgatatggtgtaacaccgctcttgttaggagcgaagaaacaatttattttccgctttccgtattttacttactctgccgagcttcgttgttcgaagctcggttctctGTTTTCAccaaatagtttctggtttaaatgcaagtttgattttccgttatggtgaTTGTGTTTATTTCTAGTTTGATTGCTtcgtttattgagattttggtgttttaaattgtctgagttggatgcgtttcgcagctgttttctGAGTTATtataggttaatggtcagatctgggaagttggagttggattgtggaagaactttggttggatttgctggatttgttggttgttgggttcggatgtcttggatccggagtggatcaagtattctgacgtgaatctgagtagtttcgatctgattttcatgcttagtttacgagtttttctttcattccgtctagtgtacgcagatctgatgtgtttccgttttgtggcaagtttccgacgaccaaatttctatattctgttcgaatctcgctttgtgctctgttttgttcatctgcaagtttaattcggttgagaggatacatttcgctgcgagctagcgtcagagtttgttatctgcagttttttccgtacttgccacttttggaattatggtccccactttcagttatcttctgtttagctagattaggtagttgtttacactgtctaggaagtggttatgtttcttgctgttgaagtctgaatttacaagtttaatatgtcctaggtctagcatttacatttcctgcctaggtctagagttagtttaaaattctcaacccttttgcgtggcagcagccatttgtttgtccaaagcctctgagcactactttgcgagtccatctctgtgggatcgaccccacttccctatactaattcatagtattcgggttgagggatttatattattttttgaaaggggAGTTGAGAGTGCCCAACGACTGAAGCACtgtatgttctcttgagttcctggaccctgtgctccagtggacttaagaagcatggtgtcttgaccgagcgcttgcattgatcaatttctgtgCATACGTACGAAAGAGCCTCTCAGTTACTTTCATACGCTTTCAATATTTATTAACTATTAAGTATAATGATATTATCTCAATGTTGTACTGATATATAATTTGCATTGTTGGATTGAATATTGTTTATTATGTGTTACAACATCacttttcataatttaaatgtTATTTAAGAGTATGatattatttgtaatttaaattGTTAAATTTACTACTATCTTTTATCCGATTTCAATGCCAATACGAATTTCTAGCGAATACATGAGATTAGTCCAATGATGATACTTTTTTTCACCTATGAATAATGATGATACACTACTTGATAATCTTTTAAACATTTATGAGATTCATGTTATGATTATAAGGGTTTTATGAAATTACCGTGTAGCAAATTTGATATGCAAAATAGTGGTACTTTACTATTTTACTTTCCAACTAAAATTTGAATTGTTCACCGTTTTAGTTTATtccataataattcaaaatataatccAAAAATGGAATTGAATCGCATTTAATATTTTTCACATGCACttcaataaattttaatttggcACCAAAATATATTCTTCTTTTTTGGCACGTGTACTTTTATAGTATTTTCCTACATGCATTtctgtaaattttaatttgctggaactatttttattttaaatatcttGGAAATTGAATTGTAATTTATCTTTTAGTACATGTGCTAAACTTTTTAATATGCACAgaactgttttttttttatattttgtacatGCATTTGAGCACTTTTATAGAATTTATTTTGCGAACCTCGAATCCTCAATCATTTAACACAATCAATTGCTAGTTAAATGGTGTCAATCATTtaaccatttttttaaaaagaaaataagctACTTAGATTCGCCCCATAAAAAATTACAGTATAAATAAATCAACACCGCCAAAATCGGAATTTTCCCTTTGAATAAATGCAGTAAACTCATAATTTTACACTCAGATTGAAATAAATGGTTTATATGGTAGAGGGAGTGAGAGTTCGAAACAACACGTACTATATGAATGTTCACCACTATCTTCACATTCATTATGAAAAAtcgattatttaattaattgtcaaCTTACTTTTCCAAATACAACAAAACACGATTAccaaattaaattttatgtgAAACATATTATAAATAACATTTGATTTAGCAAAATATTCCTAAATCATAGAAGACATAGGATTTTTTAAAGGACTTAGGAAATTGGCTAAACATATTTTAGGAAAACAAATTTCCATATAATTGGTGAATTCGAGCTCTAATATATACATAGTCCATtttaaaaagaatatatatatatatgaatgattcctctgtttttattttattcgttTTTATCAGACACGACGCAACTATGAAACTCACATATTTACTGAAATTTTGGGTATTATTAGATGTGAAGCATTTAAATACCAACATGTCCaaattgtttttgtttttcttcttggTTTTATTTTGTCATGGGTTGTCAGTCGTccacattttaaataaaaaatttgatatAACTTGTACACGTGTCAAGACTGGTTCAATACTTCAATAATCTAACAAAGTTCTAAATTATATTCAGAAaaactttaatatttttgcaCTACAATTTTTCTTGCTTTAAAAGCCTGATTAAACATTTATAAGATCATGGAATATTGGTTGCCAATATCTTGATCGAATTCCAattttttccataaaattaatatttgtcGTAAAAATCATGAGCTTAGTTTAGTTAGGAATTTCTCACGACAAACTATTCTGGCAAACTACAATTCCTACTAGCATGCCAAATAATCTAGGTCGTCCAAACACCATTTTAGCAAGTCAAAATGTCTTCTTAGACCAAAATGCTgcaatattaatataaaatttattaaaaattaaatttaaaattaattttaggttaaataaacaaaaattatcTGTTTTTAAAGGTTTCACCCTCGCCACTCTATTTCTATCTACAAGTTTGCCACCGACGCAGACTCTCGAAGTTTCATGTCATGCCATTGTGCCACATATTATCCACATAAGGAGTAATTAGGACATATAGGATACACGTTTTGCTAGAATAATATGTCATGAAAAATTTCAAACAATGCTAAAGTTAATGTTTTTTACAATCAAATTctaaatttatgaaaaaaaaaaatcaaaatttgatcaaagtttataatattaatGACCAAGTTTCCAAAAATCAACTTAAATGAAgcattatattttattcataaaatcatGGCCAATATGTAAAACAAGATGTGAACTCCAAATATAGAATACAAAGTAGGTAATCTCATAACTGAAAGATAACGAGCTTAAATTTTGAATTCAAGCAACAGAAAAAAAGTAGTTAATCAAAAATTTGAGAAACATTATAAAAAACATCACGCAAGAATTTTTTAATCATTCTGATAAACCCAGTCAAACACCATCTAGGAATATTATAAAATAGGAATATATGTACACGCCATATACATTTCCCTTTCTCTCtttataagtattttttttatttttaccatgCATCGTTTCTGATACTATTTAAGACTTcttccgtcccactttaggagtctcatttgagttcggcacagattttgataaatataaaaaatataatgataaaaaaataatggaatgtggatcctattttttttatttaggtttgtaataaaatgtgaatggaaaaagattagtggaatgtgaggtctattatgaaatatttcaatcgggactcctaaagtggaacACCCAAATATGGTTAACCAGgtctcctaaagtgggacggagggagtactaaatatattatgaaattatatatattatctatatACATGTATATTAAAATACTTATAAATTGTAACTatgatttaataaatatttgtatatttcatatttttatatttaaatcaaattaaaataggAATATAGCCTTGATAAAACTTAAAATTTGGAATTTGATTTagatatattcatattttattctttttagaaCATTTTTAAGTCTTTAAATACTCAAAACAGTAtgccctccgtccgccattaggagtctcatttcttagcggcatgagttttaagaatgttaagaaaagtgagtagaaaaagttagtggaataggggtctcacttgtatatattagttttaaatgaaatgtgagtgaaatgagttagtggaagatgAGACTCTATTACCACTTATGgtaaagtgaaccgggacttcTGCTCGCGGACGGACAAAAATATGACAAAATAGGACTCCTATAtgtggacggatgaagtataatatttaaattaaaaatatgaaatatacaaatatttattaaGTCATAGTTACAATTTATATCTTGTATTTAGATAATAGGgagtgtattttatttcatatagtAAAATAACAGAAACGAtgaataataaaaacaaaaaaaaaacgatgcataataaaaaaaattatttatgaagAGAGAAAGGGAAATGTATGTGGCGTGTGCATATATTACTggtattttataatatttgaatttgaatttgaatttgaatatgGGCCCGCTTGAAAACAAAATTAAGAAATGAGTCTTCATCAAATTTGTTGCGTTTCAAGGGTAAGTGACCGCCGTTTTAACCACAGCAGATGATCCATTCCCCACCATCTACCAGCCCGAAACAGAAAAGATAACAACACTTCTATTTATAAACATCCTAATTAATTACTGCTTTAATTAATGTTGCATAATCAAAACAATGATGGCATGGGCGTGAATAAGAGCCTAAGGGAAGGGCAATTCGGGTATAATAGATGAGAAAAGAGGCCATTAATAAGGAAGGCGGGGGATGCCCAGGTAATGttaagattttttttgttactATAAAAAGGAGTTTGCTGGCCACCAACAATGCGCTGtctttgtttctctctcttccaGAATTTTCCGTGCTGCTAGAAAAACCTCCGCAAAAGAAAAAATTCGTTTAGAAACTTCGTAATTAGGAAAAAAAGCTGAAATTTCAACTGCGAGAAAGGAGCGTAGAAATCGCAAACCCTAGGAATTGCGCGGGCGTTGTGCTATGGGTTTGCCGATCAAACATTGATGATTTCAATTATCTGATAGCATTGATTTTTGAAGCTCGTTTTCGTGGTGTTTTTTTCGACTGTGAAGGTGCGTGTGGCTCGGTATTCCATGCGTTGGGATTGATTTCCTTTGTTTCGTGGCTTgtatcgagatcgggatcgttGGATTAGCCCTGTGTTTGAATTTCTCTCTTCTGCGTTTGAATTTAATTGCATTGTCGTTTGATTTGGCTTCTCGCCTTTTCTGGTTCAATATTCAGATCTGCTCTGGTTTCTATTGGCTTAGGCCGATTTCCGTTTTATTTTTCGTCTGTGTTCATGGTTTGTTCTCTTCTATGTAGTTCACACGcatgaaataattcaaatttgaaatccATGACCGGTCGTGTATTTTGTTTGTTGCTGAGCAGAAGAGGTTTGTTAGTGGTGGAATCATTTACTTGGTGCTGTATTTGAATCGTTGTGCTATTTCTTTTGTATTATTTGTCTGGGAGCTGGGACTGTGTGCGGAAAACGAACACTGCCAATGCTCATTTGAATTATGTGATGTCCTAAATGACACTCTTGCCCTAGTCATTCTTTTTTTACTTGTCACGTGAGTATCGAGGTTTCAAGCAACATTTTTTGAGAATAAATTGCACAACCTGGTAGAAATTAGGCAGTATAGCATTCTGATCTTTGTATATTGCACTGGTTTTCAGGGAGGACATGTCATTCTTGAAAGGATTTTGGTTATATATTTTCTAATTGGTCGTATTCTTGCTGGTTGAATTAGCCTAGATATCATTCAACTGTCTCCTATCCTTTCACCTGCCGTGTTCTAACATCATGGTCGCCACTGCTGCAACTTCTGCATTTCTCCCAATACCTTCCCCAGCTTCAGATGCTGTTGGAAAAACATCAGGAAATGCTGTTGGGGGTGTCCCTGCAAGTATTGATGCTCGCGCCACCAATGCTAAGTTGAAATCCATATCGTCAGGAAGATTGCAGGTTAAGGCTAATGCACAAGCCCCTCCCAAGATCAATGGAACTAAGGTTGGGTCTATGGAGTCTCTGAGGACTGAGGACATGTCACCTCCACCAAGGACGTTCATCAACCAATTGCCTGACTGGAGCATGCTTCTTGCTGccattactactatatttttggCAGCAGAAAAGCAATGGATGATGCTTGATTGGAAGCCAAAACGGGCAGATATGCTTGTTGATCCTTTTGGTTTGGGGCAGATTGTGCAAGATGGCTTTGTGTTTCGTCAAAACTTCAGTATTAGGTCTTATGAAATAGGGGCAGATAGGACTGCTTCGGTAGAAACACTGATGAATCATTTGCAGGTGCAAGCTGAAActttatatgttttttttttgtatttctgTAATTTTGAATTGTTTATGAGTGTTCTGGTGCGCAATTTCTACAGGAAACAGCTCTAAATCATGTAAAGAATGTTGGGCTGCTGGCTGATGGCTTTGGTTCAACACCTGAGATGTGCAAACGGAATTTAATTTGGGTGGTTACCAAAATGCAGGTTGCTTTCGATCGCTATCCTACATGGTAAGTTTTTGCTCTCAACACAATTAGCAAAGCAGCTTTAATCATATTATATGTGGAAGAAATTTGAATGAGTGTTttcttattatttataatatgatGGGGTGATGCTTTGTTTTTCAGGGGTGATGTTGTTCAAGTAGATACCTGGGTAGCTGCATCAGGGAAGAATGGTATGCGTCGAGATTGGCTTGTGCGTGATAGTAACACGGGAGAGATATTAACTAGAGCTACAAGGTTAGGAATTATATTTGATCAGGCAAAATTTGGtatattcataaaaatcaatGAAGAATTTTTTAGTGAAGCAGTTGTTTTCTTATGGTAAACTAGTTTGCGAATGATGAACAGTGGAAAATTGATCTTATTATACACTACTTGGTTGAATCGGACTGAAATGGAAAGTAAAGCTGGAAGTTAAACCACTCACCTTTTATTAGACTGATAATTTGTTTGGTTTTACCACACTTGAAGCTGAAATGTGTTTTTTGGGGAATAATGTCAGTCTATGGGTAATGATGAATAAAGAGACACGGAGGCTGTCCAAAATTCCGGATGAGGTCCGAGGAGAAATAGGTAGTTATTTTGTAGATTCTCCTCCATTAGTGGATGACGATAGCAGGAAGTTACCGAAGCTTGATGAAAATACTGCAGAGCACATTCGTACTGGTTTGACTGTAAGTAGCAGTATACTTCTgtttattttttcctttctcGTACAATTTTCTTGGAATCAGTTCTTGCTGCACATCCTAAAGCATTTGTCTTTTGTGTGCAGCCTAGATGGAGCGATTTAGATGTAAATCAACATGTGAATAATGTAAAATATGTTG
This sequence is a window from Salvia splendens isolate huo1 chromosome 5, SspV2, whole genome shotgun sequence. Protein-coding genes within it:
- the LOC121805566 gene encoding palmitoyl-acyl carrier protein thioesterase, chloroplastic-like, which translates into the protein MVATAATSAFLPIPSPASDAVGKTSGNAVGGVPASIDARATNAKLKSISSGRLQVKANAQAPPKINGTKVGSMESLRTEDMSPPPRTFINQLPDWSMLLAAITTIFLAAEKQWMMLDWKPKRADMLVDPFGLGQIVQDGFVFRQNFSIRSYEIGADRTASVETLMNHLQETALNHVKNVGLLADGFGSTPEMCKRNLIWVVTKMQVAFDRYPTWGDVVQVDTWVAASGKNGMRRDWLVRDSNTGEILTRATSLWVMMNKETRRLSKIPDEVRGEIGSYFVDSPPLVDDDSRKLPKLDENTAEHIRTGLTPRWSDLDVNQHVNNVKYVGWILESAPLEILETHELAGMTLEYRRECMRDSVLQSLTSIVDKGSGDTSHPGIVEYQHLLRLEGGGEIVKGRTKWRPKFVDKIGSFGQIPHESA